The Streptomyces sp. NBC_00670 genome window below encodes:
- a CDS encoding response regulator: MSDRPTYRVLVVDDDFRVAGVHASLVAGVPGFVVAGTAHTAAAAREAAAPVDLALVDVYLPDGSGLDLLRDLDCDAFVLSAAAEGPAVRRALSAGALAYLVKPFPPELLAEKLRGYARFRRLTEAESMDQDAVESAYAALRETAPRRPTVRTVTGDAVLAAVRDSPTPLSAGQVGELIGVSRATAQRYLASLVSAHLLRMSLRYGTTGRPEQEYRVP; encoded by the coding sequence GTGAGCGATCGTCCGACGTACAGGGTGCTCGTCGTCGACGACGACTTCCGCGTCGCCGGTGTGCACGCGAGCCTCGTCGCGGGTGTGCCCGGCTTCGTCGTGGCCGGTACGGCGCACACCGCCGCCGCGGCGAGGGAGGCCGCGGCGCCCGTCGACCTCGCGCTGGTCGACGTCTACCTGCCCGACGGCTCCGGGTTGGACCTGCTGCGCGACCTGGACTGCGACGCGTTCGTGCTCAGCGCGGCCGCCGAGGGCCCGGCGGTGCGCCGCGCGCTGTCGGCGGGGGCGCTGGCGTATCTCGTCAAACCGTTCCCGCCGGAACTGCTCGCGGAGAAGCTGCGCGGTTACGCCCGCTTCCGGCGGCTGACGGAGGCCGAGTCCATGGACCAGGACGCCGTCGAGAGCGCGTACGCCGCCCTGCGGGAGACCGCGCCCCGCCGCCCCACCGTGCGCACGGTGACGGGCGACGCGGTCCTCGCGGCCGTCCGCGACTCCCCCACCCCGCTCTCCGCCGGCCAGGTCGGCGAGCTGATCGGCGTCTCCCGCGCCACCGCCCAGCGCTACCTCGCCTCCCTCGTCTCCGCGCATCTGCTCCGCATGAGCCTGCGCTACGGGACGACGGGGCGGCCGGAGCAGGAGTACCGGGTGCCGTGA
- a CDS encoding GntP family permease, with protein MTGHTWTLLLILAAAIAALIVLINSRLRFHPFIALMTVSVGVALAAGQPVEKIAESLEEGAGGILGDVGVTLAFGAMLGRLLSASGATDRIARAIVDRASPRALPWYVTGAAFVIGIPMFFEIGLIVLLPLIFSVARRLERTHGYDGSPYVYLAAPAIGALATLHGMVAPHPGPLVAVEGLHANLGLSIGVGLVCAIPTIIVAGPVYGRWIAPRLDVRPDPELIAKFAGSEDGDQDTAADAVAPKNGVRTGWALAAVLVPVVLMLLRTVAELAFDESSQVRHALVFTGEPVIAMLAGFLFALFALGYRSGLPTEEIRSALTDSLKAVAGILLIIAGGGAFNQVLKDSGIGEAIESAASGLHINLIVLGWLLALLLSFSTGSATVGIVAATGILAPLAQDGGSLHTSLLVVAIGAGSIGLNYVNHAGFWLVKESFGMTLGQATKSHTTIQTIVSVCGLLMALLLSVFA; from the coding sequence GTGACGGGGCACACGTGGACCCTGCTGCTCATCCTGGCCGCGGCCATCGCCGCACTGATCGTGCTGATCAACTCGCGGCTCCGGTTCCACCCCTTCATCGCCCTGATGACCGTCTCCGTCGGCGTCGCCCTGGCGGCGGGACAGCCGGTGGAGAAGATCGCCGAGTCCCTGGAGGAGGGCGCCGGCGGCATCCTCGGCGACGTCGGCGTCACCCTCGCCTTCGGCGCCATGCTCGGCCGGCTGCTGTCCGCGTCCGGTGCCACGGACCGGATCGCCCGGGCGATCGTCGACCGCGCGAGCCCCCGCGCGCTGCCCTGGTACGTGACCGGCGCCGCCTTCGTCATCGGCATCCCGATGTTCTTCGAGATCGGCCTCATCGTGCTGCTCCCGCTGATCTTCAGCGTGGCCCGGCGCCTGGAGCGCACGCACGGGTACGACGGGTCCCCGTACGTGTATCTGGCCGCGCCCGCGATCGGCGCGCTGGCCACCCTGCACGGCATGGTGGCCCCGCACCCCGGCCCGCTGGTCGCGGTGGAGGGACTGCACGCCAACCTCGGCCTGAGCATCGGCGTCGGACTGGTCTGCGCGATACCCACGATCATCGTCGCGGGGCCGGTGTACGGCCGGTGGATCGCCCCGCGCCTTGACGTACGGCCCGATCCGGAGCTGATCGCCAAGTTCGCCGGGAGCGAGGACGGTGACCAGGACACCGCCGCGGACGCCGTGGCGCCGAAGAACGGAGTGCGTACCGGCTGGGCCCTCGCCGCGGTGCTCGTGCCCGTCGTCCTGATGCTGCTGCGCACGGTCGCGGAGCTCGCGTTCGACGAGTCGAGCCAGGTGCGCCACGCCCTGGTCTTCACCGGCGAGCCGGTGATCGCCATGCTGGCCGGCTTCCTCTTCGCCCTGTTCGCGCTCGGCTACCGCAGCGGTCTGCCCACCGAGGAGATCCGCTCCGCGCTCACCGACAGCCTGAAGGCCGTCGCGGGCATCCTGCTGATCATCGCGGGCGGCGGTGCGTTCAACCAGGTCCTGAAGGACTCCGGGATCGGCGAGGCCATCGAGTCCGCCGCTTCCGGCCTGCACATCAACCTGATCGTGCTGGGCTGGCTGCTGGCGCTGCTGCTGTCCTTCTCCACCGGCTCCGCCACGGTGGGCATCGTCGCGGCGACGGGCATCCTCGCCCCGCTCGCGCAGGACGGCGGCAGCCTGCACACCTCGCTGCTCGTCGTGGCCATCGGCGCCGGCTCGATCGGCCTCAACTACGTGAACCACGCCGGGTTCTGGCTGGTCAAGGAGTCCTTCGGGATGACGCTCGGGCAGGCGACGAAGTCGCACACCACCATTCAGACCATCGTGAGCGTGTGCGGGCTGCTGATGGCGCTGCTGCTGTCGGTGTTCGCCTGA
- a CDS encoding sensor histidine kinase: protein MVESPGGGRAGRGRFGRVRLRTQVLLLQCAVVAVTLAAAFAAIAYSNEHRLDREYQHRALAVARTVASEPSVRSGAAAYSAANDRPGGGAAHTARATLAAGPVQTVAEAVRVRTGFLFVVVTDDRGIRLAHPERAQLGREVSTDPSSALSGHEVLARHRAHLGDEVVAKVPVYAPGSTTKVVGEANAGLAVSAVRAQFLRVLLGGLGWLTVALLLGVAASALLARRWKRLTLGLEPEELAGLVQEQEAVLHGIGEGVLALDTDGRVAVVNDEARRLLAPDIAPGTHLDDLGLTPRVAEAVRSPAPGPVMAAVGERVLVLSCRRVRRDGRELGTLLTVKDRTDVESLTRQLDAVQAMGSALRAQRHEFANRLHVVSALARGGHLAETTEYIDTILGTGGLGEALPGLDAVRDPYLRAFLSAKAAQARESGVTLVIGGATWVEGTLAAPVDVTTVCGNLVDNAIDAARHGQRTAALVEVELMTEDTTLLITVADTGDGVSLSPPEDAFREGVSTKDHSPVLGGRGIGLALSRQIARSRGGEIHLAEPGGPPDGPAAGQPHRATAEAVVRGGAVFVARLPGVMEVRV from the coding sequence ATGGTCGAATCGCCGGGTGGTGGACGGGCCGGCCGGGGCCGGTTCGGCAGGGTGCGGCTGCGCACCCAGGTGCTGCTCCTGCAGTGCGCGGTGGTCGCGGTCACGCTCGCCGCCGCGTTCGCCGCCATCGCCTACTCCAACGAGCACCGGCTCGACCGCGAGTACCAGCACCGCGCGCTGGCGGTGGCGCGGACGGTGGCCTCCGAGCCGTCGGTGCGCAGCGGTGCCGCCGCGTACTCCGCGGCCAACGACCGGCCGGGCGGCGGCGCGGCGCACACCGCGCGGGCCACGCTGGCCGCCGGTCCGGTGCAGACGGTGGCCGAGGCGGTGCGGGTCAGGACCGGGTTCCTGTTCGTCGTCGTCACGGACGACCGGGGCATCCGGCTGGCCCACCCCGAGCGGGCGCAGCTCGGACGGGAGGTGAGCACCGATCCGTCCTCCGCGCTCTCCGGGCACGAGGTGCTGGCCCGGCACCGGGCCCACCTCGGTGACGAGGTGGTCGCGAAGGTGCCCGTGTACGCGCCGGGTTCGACGACGAAGGTGGTCGGCGAGGCGAACGCGGGGCTCGCGGTGTCCGCCGTGCGGGCGCAGTTCCTGCGTGTCCTGCTGGGCGGACTGGGCTGGCTGACGGTGGCGCTGCTGCTCGGTGTCGCCGCGTCCGCGCTGCTGGCCCGCCGGTGGAAGCGGCTCACCCTCGGCCTCGAACCGGAGGAGCTGGCCGGGCTGGTCCAGGAGCAGGAGGCGGTGCTGCACGGCATCGGCGAGGGGGTCCTCGCGCTGGACACCGACGGCCGGGTCGCGGTCGTCAACGACGAGGCGCGCCGGCTGCTCGCGCCGGACATCGCCCCCGGCACGCACCTGGACGACCTGGGGCTGACCCCCCGGGTCGCCGAGGCGGTGCGCAGCCCCGCGCCGGGGCCGGTGATGGCGGCCGTCGGCGAGCGGGTGCTGGTGCTGTCCTGCCGCCGGGTGCGCCGGGACGGGCGCGAGCTGGGCACCCTGCTGACGGTCAAGGACCGCACCGACGTGGAGTCCCTGACCCGTCAGCTCGACGCGGTGCAGGCGATGGGCTCGGCGCTGCGGGCGCAGCGGCACGAGTTCGCCAACCGGCTGCACGTGGTCTCCGCGCTGGCCCGCGGCGGGCATCTCGCGGAGACCACCGAGTACATCGACACGATCCTCGGCACCGGCGGGCTGGGCGAGGCCCTGCCGGGTCTGGACGCGGTCCGCGACCCGTATCTGCGCGCCTTCCTGTCGGCGAAGGCCGCGCAGGCGCGGGAGAGCGGGGTGACCCTGGTGATCGGGGGCGCCACCTGGGTCGAGGGCACCCTGGCCGCCCCCGTGGACGTCACCACGGTGTGCGGCAACCTCGTCGACAACGCGATCGACGCCGCCCGCCACGGGCAGCGCACGGCGGCCCTGGTCGAGGTGGAACTGATGACCGAGGACACCACCCTGCTGATCACCGTCGCCGACACGGGCGACGGCGTCTCCCTCTCCCCACCGGAGGACGCCTTCCGCGAGGGCGTCTCCACCAAGGACCACAGCCCGGTCCTCGGCGGCCGGGGCATAGGCCTCGCCCTGTCCCGCCAGATCGCCCGCTCCCGGGGCGGAGAGATCCACCTCGCGGAACCCGGCGGCCCACCGGACGGCCCTGCGGCCGGACAGCCGCACAGGGCCACCGCGGAGGCCGTCGTCCGTGGCGGGGCCGTGTTCGTCGCCCGGTTGCCCGGGGTCATGGAGGTGCGGGTGTGA
- a CDS encoding dTDP-4-dehydrorhamnose 3,5-epimerase family protein — protein MKATEVPAIAGAFLFEPTPYADERGFFCRTFDADVVRSVGLDPDAFVQDSLSRSAGGVVRGMHLRAGAGEAKLVRCSYGRVFDVVVDLRPNSPTYLGRAFLDLSGDTQRTVYIPAGCAHGFQALTDTADTSYRIDRPHDPSEDVTIRFDDPELAIPWPLPVTSVSARDREAPSLAEVRKQLEK, from the coding sequence GTGAAGGCGACCGAAGTCCCGGCGATCGCCGGGGCGTTCCTGTTCGAACCGACCCCGTACGCCGACGAACGCGGCTTCTTCTGCCGCACCTTCGACGCCGACGTGGTCCGCTCGGTCGGGCTCGACCCGGACGCCTTCGTCCAGGACAGCCTGTCCCGCTCGGCCGGGGGCGTGGTGCGCGGGATGCATCTGCGCGCGGGCGCCGGCGAGGCCAAGCTGGTGCGCTGCTCCTACGGGAGGGTCTTCGACGTCGTCGTCGATCTGCGCCCCAACTCGCCGACGTACCTGGGCCGGGCGTTCCTCGACCTGTCCGGCGACACGCAGCGCACCGTGTACATCCCGGCGGGCTGCGCGCACGGCTTCCAGGCGCTGACCGACACCGCCGACACGTCGTACCGCATCGACCGCCCGCACGACCCGTCCGAGGACGTGACGATCCGCTTCGACGACCCCGAACTCGCCATCCCCTGGCCGCTGCCGGTCACGTCGGTGTCCGCGCGGGACCGGGAGGCGCCGAGCCTGGCCGAGGTACGCAAGCAGCTGGAGAAGTGA
- a CDS encoding glutamate-1-semialdehyde 2,1-aminomutase: MTTEDFELPRSRQANARLHAMVPGGAHTYAKGDDQYPEGLAPVISHGRGAHVWDVDGNRYVEYGSGLRSVSLGHAHPRVTEAVRRELDRGSNFARPSVVELAAAERFLATVPTAEMVKFAKNGSDATTAAVRLARAVTGRARVAVCADHPFFSVDDWFIGTTPMSAGIPAATTELTVSFPYGDLTATEELLTRYEGEIACLILEPAAASEPPPGYLAGLRALADRHGCVLVFDEMITGFRWSEAGAQGLYGVTPDLSTFGKALGNGFAVSALAGRRELMERGGLRHSGERVFLLSTTHGAETHSLAAAMAVQVTYAEEGVTARLHALGERLAAGVREAAAGMGVGDHVLVRGRASNLVFATLDESGRPSQPYRTLFLRRLLAGGVLAPSFVVSAALTEADIDHTVEVVSQACAVYRKALDAGDPTPWLGGRPVRPVFRHRA; this comes from the coding sequence GTGACCACCGAAGACTTCGAACTGCCCCGCTCCCGGCAGGCCAACGCGCGACTGCACGCGATGGTCCCCGGCGGCGCGCACACCTACGCCAAGGGCGACGACCAGTATCCCGAGGGCCTGGCCCCGGTCATCAGCCACGGCCGCGGCGCCCATGTCTGGGACGTCGACGGCAACCGGTACGTCGAGTACGGCTCCGGGCTGCGCTCGGTCAGCCTCGGCCACGCCCATCCGCGCGTGACGGAGGCGGTGCGGCGCGAACTGGACCGGGGCAGCAACTTCGCCCGCCCCTCGGTGGTCGAACTGGCGGCCGCGGAACGCTTCCTGGCGACGGTGCCGACGGCCGAGATGGTGAAGTTCGCGAAGAACGGCTCCGACGCCACCACGGCCGCGGTGCGGCTCGCCCGCGCCGTCACGGGCCGCGCGCGGGTGGCGGTCTGCGCCGACCACCCCTTCTTCTCCGTCGACGACTGGTTCATCGGTACGACGCCGATGTCCGCGGGGATTCCGGCGGCGACCACCGAGCTGACCGTGTCCTTCCCGTACGGCGACCTGACCGCCACGGAGGAGCTGCTCACCCGGTACGAGGGCGAGATCGCCTGCCTGATCCTGGAACCGGCGGCGGCGAGCGAGCCGCCGCCCGGCTATCTGGCGGGGCTGCGCGCGCTGGCCGACCGGCACGGCTGCGTGCTCGTCTTCGACGAGATGATCACCGGGTTCCGCTGGTCGGAGGCGGGCGCCCAGGGGCTGTACGGCGTCACGCCCGACCTTTCCACGTTCGGCAAGGCGCTGGGCAACGGCTTCGCCGTCTCGGCGCTGGCCGGGCGCCGGGAGCTGATGGAGCGGGGCGGGCTGCGGCACTCCGGTGAGCGGGTGTTCCTGCTCTCCACGACGCACGGGGCGGAGACGCATTCCCTGGCGGCGGCGATGGCCGTGCAGGTGACGTATGCCGAGGAGGGGGTCACCGCGCGGTTGCACGCGCTGGGCGAGCGGCTGGCCGCGGGGGTGCGGGAGGCTGCGGCCGGCATGGGGGTCGGCGACCACGTCCTCGTGCGGGGGCGGGCCAGCAACCTCGTCTTCGCGACGCTCGACGAGAGTGGGCGGCCGTCGCAGCCGTACCGGACGCTGTTCCTGCGGCGGCTGCTGGCGGGCGGCGTCCTGGCGCCGTCCTTCGTGGTGAGCGCGGCGCTCACGGAGGCGGACATCGACCACACGGTGGAGGTCGTCTCCCAGGCCTGCGCGGTCTACCGCAAGGCGCTGGACGCGGGCGACCCCACGCCGTGGCTCGGCGGCCGCCCGGTGAGGCCGGTGTTCCGCCACCGGGCGTAA
- a CDS encoding phosphatase PAP2 family protein, protein MRLLPASLRPWLGAVAGLAALVVLVLGVRYAGDGGPGRVDRWAVPPTADSVRGVWRGIALAVDFLGEPVGAVGVVGLLVAGCLWRWRWVRAAVFVVVAPVVTVGVTTVLKHVVGRTIHGDGNLSCPSGHTGFAATVAVAVGLLAVGRLGLGRAAGTLLVLAASVVAGAVMGWAEVALGAHYATDTVAGWCTALALTPVTAWLIDASADRLGSSPPPPLPFPSSQGAPPLGPRESSGGWG, encoded by the coding sequence ATGCGCCTGCTGCCTGCGTCCCTGCGCCCGTGGCTCGGAGCGGTCGCCGGGCTCGCCGCGCTCGTGGTGCTCGTGCTCGGGGTGCGGTACGCGGGGGACGGTGGGCCGGGGCGGGTGGACAGGTGGGCCGTGCCGCCGACCGCGGACAGCGTGCGGGGGGTGTGGCGGGGGATCGCGCTGGCCGTGGACTTCCTGGGAGAGCCGGTGGGGGCGGTGGGGGTCGTCGGGCTGCTCGTGGCGGGGTGTCTGTGGCGGTGGCGGTGGGTGCGGGCGGCGGTGTTCGTGGTGGTCGCGCCCGTGGTGACCGTAGGCGTGACGACGGTGCTCAAGCATGTGGTGGGGCGGACGATCCACGGTGACGGCAACCTGTCCTGTCCGAGTGGACACACCGGGTTCGCCGCGACGGTCGCCGTCGCGGTGGGGCTGCTCGCCGTCGGCCGGCTCGGCCTCGGCAGGGCGGCCGGCACGCTCCTCGTACTGGCCGCGTCCGTGGTGGCCGGTGCGGTGATGGGCTGGGCGGAGGTGGCCCTGGGGGCCCATTACGCGACGGACACGGTGGCTGGTTGGTGTACGGCGCTGGCGCTGACGCCGGTCACGGCGTGGCTGATCGATGCGTCGGCCGACCGACTGGGTTCTTCGCCCCCGCCGCCCCTACCCTTCCCGTCCTCACAAGGGGCTCCGCCCCTTGGACCCCGGGAGAGCTCGGGTGGGTGGGGTTGA